The stretch of DNA CCATCAAATTGCACGGCCATGATAGTGGTCTGGAAAAAAGGATAAAGGGCGAGTCGGCCTCTCCATATTCTCCAGCACACACAAACCTCAATGATCCGTCTATCCAGTCCCCAGAGTACGAGTTAAGTAGTGGGCCACCaaagaaagtgacagtgaagtagctcagtcgtgtccgactctttgcgaccctatggactgtagcctaccaggctcctctgtccatgggattttccagacaatatagtactggagtggattgccatttccttcttcaggggatcttcccaacccagggatcgaacccgggtctcccgcattgtagacagaagcttttaccgtctgagccaccggggaagtacCAAACCATCATCAAATCTCACAGGGGGTGGGTCTCAATACCCCGCAGGGTATCATAATTCCAATCCTCAAATTCCCAAAGGGCCACCCTGGCCTTAAGCTTTCGTCCTGCAAGATTCCAGAATCCCACGCTCAGCCTaccttccacctcccaccacaTCACTCCTGCATCCTTATAATACCTTTCCCCCTGCCTGAGCGCATCGCACagaccacctccctcctcccgccccttCAGTTctcccaacccactccagcgttatCCTTCTATCTCTTCAAGCCTTGCGCATATCTCCTGAATCCCGAGTTTTTCCTTACCCCTGTGGAAACTTCCCGGTTCTCCCAGTCGGGGGCAATAGCCTCAGGCCCCCAGGCTGGTGCCGGCCTGGTCCCCCGAGCTGCTACTAAGGTTGCCGCCATCTTCCTCTTCCGATATTGCCGCAAAGCAACTGTCGTAAAGCGCTCTGTCACTCTCTTTAAGTCGTGTTCTGAGGACTTCTGGTTGACggcagaagggaaaagaaatgcgTAGGGAAAGTTCTTTTGCGACAGGGAGCGCTTGATGGCAGCGTGGCtggcaaacaaaccaaaaaaactcaACAGAAAAACCCGCAAACCGCATGGAAAGACTACTTTCCTCTTGGTTCGGGCGGGACTGATAAATCTGATCGGAACTGCGGATCAAAGAACCTTCATGATAGACTTGTGGATCTCCGGTTTACAGTGACCGcactattttcatttctcttagttatatacctaggagtatatagtaggaatgaaattgctgggtcatgtaataactttttgtttaacattttaaggaaTTTACACCTTTTGCACAGCAGCTGCCTcgttttacattcccattaacCGTGAATGAGGATTACGATTTCTGCACTTCCTAATCGTTACTGAGCATGTTTAACTTTAGCTGTCTTAgagggtgtgaagtgatatcttgtGTAACATTGAGCGTATTTTCATGTGCTGAATGACTATTTGCACATCTTTTTGGAAAGTGCTTTGTCCATTTtaaagttggatttttttttttactgttattaaTTTAAGAGGGCTTTTGTTTCGTTTTGTCTTCTTCATAAGCAAAacatcaaacttttaaaaataggctttttaatttctttatatattggcTGTACCTTGTgatttgcaggatctcagttccctgactggggttcacagcagtgaaagccccaaatgctaaccactaggccactagggaactcccaacatcaaatttttaaaaaatttgaagtatagttgatttacaatattgttttagtttcaggtgtatagcaaagtgattaagttatatatatatttccatcatagactattacaagatattaaggatacttccctgtgctatttacttgtattttggctgcaccgggtcttagttgtggcatgcaggatctagttccctgattagggattgaaACCAGCCCCCTGCACTGTAAGcacagactcttagccactggaccaccagggaagtccccttcatTTTTCCCCCCTTCATTTTTAATATAGGTGTATATACCTCCACAGTTTCTTCTGAGCACTTTTTATGCTACATCCCAAGTTTTGGTGTGCTTTGATTTCACTTTCCCTAGTCTCAAAGTATTTTTCTTGGAGTGggggagaaaaaatattttactggtGATTTCTTCTGTGACCTAGTGTGTTCAAAGTGTGCTTTTTTactttccacatatttgtgaatttttcaaatttccttttactgttgatttctaatttcattttggcTTAGTTGGAGAAGATTTTGTGACttcaacctttaaaaatattttgagactcTTGCGGCCTACTCTGTGGTCTATTCTGGGGTtgcgtgtgtgcttgagaagaatatatattgACTGTTATTGTGTGGAGTGGTCCTCCTATGAACTTGCCATACTATTTCTACATACTTCAGCTGGAGCTggggtttgaattgaaaataTGACCCTGACACACTCTTGCTTAAAATTAACTCTCAAGATACAGTCTCCCATCTCTATAATAGATTATAAGGGCCTTTGTGAACTTGCTCCTGCCCACCTGACTGTAATCACATCTCCtcttttaatatgttttgttgtagtaaaatataaataatataaaattagcattttaaccatttttggtATACAATTCGatagcattaagtacatttacattgttgtgctatccccttttctttttgacactcttttttttaaaaatatacatttatttattttaattagaggttaattactttacaatattgtattggttttgccatacatcaacatgaatccgccacaggtatacacgtgttccccatcctgaacccccctccctcctccctctccataccatccctctgggtcgtctcagtgcaccagccccaagcatccagtatcatgcatcgaacctggactggcgattcatgtcatatatgatattatacatgtttcaatgccattctcccaaatcatcccaccctctccctctccctctcccacagagtccaaaagactgctctatacatctatgtctcttttgctgtctcacttacagggttatcattaccatctttctaaattccatatatacacgttagtatactgtattggtgtttttgacACTCTTAACTGCAATCATCTGAACTATTTTTAGTGCTTCCTCATACATTCACTCATCAAAGAGCTGTTGAATGTCTGCTAGGTGCCAGACACCATTTAAGCCACTGATAGTACATCTGGGAACAAAGTAGACAAATCCTAGCCCCGTGGAACTTTCTATTggggaagacaaaaaaaaattatatagtatGTTAGATAGTGAATTAtactaagaagaaaaacaaagcaaggaaGGGAGataggaagtgtgtgtgtatgtgtgtgttgaaattttagaaagaataatCAAGGCAGGTTTCACTCAGGAGACATGTAAATAAAGaccaaaaggaaggagggaggtcaTTTGTATATATTGGAGAAAAGCATTCTGGACAGAGAGAAGAGCAAGTACAATGGTCCTGAGGCAGGATCTTGCCtgacatgttgttgttgtttagtcgctaagttgtatttGACTTTTGCAatccccaaggactacagcaggccaggctcctctgtccatgggatttcccagacaagaatactggaatgggttgccatttccttctccaggggatcttcccagcccagggattgaacccaagaatcctacattggtaggcagattctttaccactgagccaccagggaagcccctgcctaaCACATTCAACGGATATTGAGGAGGTCACTTTGGCTAGTAGAATCATATCACAGAGGACTTTTGAGAAAATTTTCATCCTTCTCAACTGAAGATATGATCCAGAAAATCTTCtgcttaagtttttaaaagttttcatctaaGTGCAATAGGAAGCCATTGGAAAATGTTGAGCAGGGAAGTGACATGATATGCTCTACATTTTAAAGATCACTGTGGCTGCTTTTTTGAAAATATGCCGTAGGGAAGTAAAGTATGGGAGAGAGAAACTGGAGGCTATTGAAACAATCCAAGTGATAGATAAAATGGACTTCATAGGTGGGTAGCAGTGGAAATAGTAAGAAATAGAATTTGACAGATTGGAGGTGGGTATGATAAAAGAGAAACCAGAGTCTGGATGACCACAAGGTTTTTTAGCTTAAGGACGTGGAAGAATGGAATTGTCATTTACTGAGGTAGTGAGGACTATGGAGCATTTTAGGAGGCGAGGCTATCGGAAGCTCAGTTTTGGACTTGAGTTTGCTATGTTTCGTTGAAATCCACATGGAGATGTGGAATAAGGACGAGTATACGTAGTATTCTGGAATCCAGGGGAAAGTGGGTTGGAGTTATAATTTGGGAGTTATCAGTGTATAACTTTGTTCACTGGAGGCAACAAACGAACGTTATTGAGTTGGCGCCTGCTTGACGTGAGTTTTTAGCACAGGTTTTAGCCTTGGGTAGCTGACGGGAAAGGGTGTCATTTATTAAGACAGGAAACATAAGAAGGGGTGCGGTTCTGGGAGGAGGTGACTGGATCCGTGTAGGATGTGTTGCATTTGCGGTGTCATGTGGAGATGTCCGGGAAAGGGTTGGCTTTATGGGGGCTGGAGCTCAGGGGACAGGTCTGGACTGGAGACGTGGCATGTAGTGGACAAGTGAAGCTGTAGGAATGACTGAGACAGGTCAGGGGTAGCGAGTCTCTCGGCGGCGGGGAATAGGAATAGCACATCTTCATCTTCCCGCATCTATTTTTCCTATTTCCCTTAAGCGCCTGCCATCATCGCACAAAACGCCCTAAGTCGACGGCTATCAGGGAATAGCCCCACTGTTTTTATTCCCCCCTGTTCCTCCCTCCTCCGGGAGATTGCAGATATAGAGGAAGAGGCTAAAACCCCACCCACGCCGGGTTGGTGACGTCACCACGGAGGCGGGGTATGTGGTGACCATGCGCCTGGCGCCGAGAGGCCAGCAGAGGGCTCAACCCCAGCTGCACCGACACCTCCCCGGTATGCTTCCTTCCTTCCGCCAGCAGGCATCAGGCCAGCTCGAGCAAGCCGCGCTCAGCCAATAAGCCCTGGGTACGGTTGTAGACGTCCTCCAGGGTGCCCGCGGCCCGGGCCAGCGCGGCCCTCGCCTCCGTCTCTCTGGCTCCGGGACACATCAGCTTGAGTAAGCGGCCGCGACCCGGGAAAGCGAGGAATGCTAGGTGGGCGGCCTGACGGACGAGCCAGGAGTGATGCGGGGCCAGGGCCGTACCATAAGCGTCGCTGCACTGAACGCCGGCGTCCGGGCCTCCGAGCATCCCGGTCGCCACCCggtggaggcagagctgggaccagCGTAGCGCACGGTGTAGCAGGAGCATGGATACCGAGCCTAAAGCCCTCGAGGGCGATGAGGCGATCTCGGGCCGCTCCCACGCCACCATCGTCCCCAGGGACGTGTAGTGCGCGGCCTGTGGGCCGTGCACCAGAGCTTCGAGGGCTGTCACTTTGGCTGAGGCCTCGCTTGTGGCGAAGGCGAAGATGGAGCCGAGGGGAGTTacgaacctgtgtgtgtgtgatggtgggAAGGGTAGGAAGGTTTGCGAGAGGGCGATGGAGCCACCAAGAGGAGGGgactggatgggaggagagagaTCACTCACCTGACTAGATCCCTCCATCCTGCCAGGTACTGTGACAATTCCACGTCCCCTTCCGGCTTCAGACTGGCGCGGAACTGCCTCATTATACGGCCCAGCATCCCCTGGGGGCCCAGACACTGAGGCTCTTCCCATTCCGCGCCCTCCACGGGTCCCGACTGTTGCTGGACCTGCAGGTTAGATTTGAGGGCATCGAGATGGGAGCAGAACCCCTAGCTTGCTGGGCTCGCCAAGCAGCCCAGTTGGGCTCTGAATAAATTATTCCTTAGATCTAGCTGGTGTTCCTCTGGCTAGACTCTCAGCTTCTGACGGGAGAGGGGCGAGTAGGAGGAGGGCCTGCCCTTCATCAGATCCTCAGACTGGTCCACTTCCCACTGCTCAGGACCCCGCCAGGAGCTCCCAGTTCCAGCCCTGCCGGTAGCGTACCTGGAAAGGCGGCGGCCCCTCCGCAATGCAGGACTGCGTCCCAGATCCACAGCCTGAGAGGGGGAGGCGGGACAGAGCGGTGAGGGCCTGAGGTGAGGCCTTAGATCCCCAGGGCCTGGATTCCCCGGTTCCTCCCAGAGCAGGTGAGAGAACGGAATACTCACGAAGGTTCCGAGCCCAGAGATAAACAAGCAGTAGCGCGAAGACAGAAAGAGGAATTGCGCTGTGCAGCCACCGCCGCGGCATCTGCCCCGGCAGtgcgaccccatggctgcagcaGGAACCACCGCCCCCTTGCCAGCCGCTAGCCGGGCTTTGTCCCTCCGCCTCCAGGAGGGGAGAGAAGCCGCAGTGCCTGAGGTGCAGAGAGTTAATAATTAACCTACCAAGGCCCCTTCCCCTGTGCCCTTTGCCCCAGAGGGCAGCATCCGAGGGGTGAGGGACTGGAATGAAGAGAATTTAGGGGATTCGGTAGCAGTGACATGTCCCTTACATTTCCCTTCCCTGAAGGCTGGGTGGTAGTAAGAGGCAGCCTGGGTACTGTGAAGAGAGGCTGAGGTCAGAAGCAGGTCCTCCAAGGAACAATGGTGGGCCTTAAGCTGACTCTGGGCTTGAGTTCCTCCACTGTAAATTGAGGATAATAATAGGTTCTTTTGTAAGGCCtcatgtgaggattaaatgatatcatatgtgCAAACACTGTAAATGGAAAAGCTTACCACAATTGTTCCATAAATCTTACTTTTTAAGTTCAAGCATGGGGCACCTGGGACCCAGCGAACACCCACTTCTAAATTATCCTATCCtcatgcatatgtgctaagtcacttcagtcctgtccgactctgtgacatgatggactgtagcccaccaggctcctctgtccatggggattctccaggcaagaatactggagtgggttgccaggccctcctccaggggatctttccaacccccagatcgaacctgcatttcttatgtcttcggcattggcaagcaggttctttaccactagcaccacctgggaagccccatccaaTCCTCAGGGGACCTTGTCTTGACCTGGAAGCCTGATGTCTCAGTTATATACTTTAGGCTGTCTCCTTTTACATTTGTTTAATTCTTTAAACCTCCAAAATGATTCCTCAGTCAAACCAACCTTTATAAATACCTCCACATGCCAGGCCCTGTACTAGGCCCCAGGAATAGAAATGTGCCTTTACAGAGCTCAAGGTGCGTTGAAGAATTTATCATCTGTCTCTCCAACTGGGATGTGAGCTCTGATGAAGACAGGGGCTTTTTCATGTTTGCTACTCTATTTATAGCATTTAGAATACTACCTGAGACACAACACATTGTTTCTAAATAAGTATGTATTGAATAAAACACAGGAGTGTGCGTGAGGGGCAGGCTAATGAGGGTTGGTACTACTCCCCACTGGGGGCTTAGACTGTAAAGCCTCTGCCTGggatgcaggagatttgggttcgatccctgggtcaggaagatcccctggcgaaggaaatggcaacccacttgagtacttttgcctggaaaatcccatggacagaggagcctggtaggcgacagtctatggggtcccaaagagtcggacacgactgagtgacttcactttctttcatttttcactacTCCCCACAACAAACCTgagcggtttttttttttttctggtttgttttttccAATTAGGAGTCCCCCTGGTGGTCATAGGGGGGAAAACATTGAGGGAAAGGATacaggaagaaatggaataaaTAGCATCTCCTGTCCTCAGCCACCTATCCGTAAACTTATTAGACTTCTTCCCTGTCTCTGTGTACAGTTTCTTTTGAGAGAGAGACGTGTCCCAGATTCTCAAGGAGTCAGGACTCCAACCACTCACACGATGCTTCCTAGCTCCCATAGTTCATGGATTCTTTCTTACCCTGTCTCTGATGCTCTCTCATATCCTGGAGGTCCCTGGGGTCCCTGTCCCCTGGGATTCTGGAACCATCACTTTCATCCCTAGCCTTGGGTTCCCCATTTCCCAATGCTGGAACATTCCCCGGTTTGCTggctgtgaccttaggcaaattgTTTGCCATTTTTGCAGCCCCAGTTCCCTCATCTGCAGAATAGGAAGGGTAATTTCCACCGCCTAAAATTGTTttgtggattaaataaaatatgcctGCAAAACGTGAACCATGATTCTTGGTTTAAAGTTTGTTAACGTTGTGTAAGTGGGTGGTTTTTCAAACTCGTGGGTTcttgctgccccttctcctctggcgCTGGGCTGAGAGTCAAGTCTGTAGGCTTCCCGACTGGACCGGATTAGTTTTGAATTTCACTTTATCCGGGTGGCCCTTCCGCAATCCGAGCCCTCTTAAAAGCAAAGGTTGCTTTTAAGCCTGCTAAGGCGCCTGGGCTCACGGAGGCTGCGGGATGGAGCTAGGAGCAGGAGCCAAGCTGccgctgccactgctgctgctgcaggccaCTTGCTTGGGGTACGCAGGAGCAGACGGCTACATGTCAGTCATCGAGGTGACCAACGGGGGCCCCTGGGGCGACTGGGCCTGGCCCGAGATGTGTCCTGACGGATTCTTCGCCAGCGGGTTCTCGCTCAAGGTAGGGACTCATGCCTCGGTCTCGGAGGGGACCCCAGAAACGAGGGTGGCAGTCTTCTGACTCGTCGTCGGTCGCCCAGGTGGAGCCCCGGCAAGGCATTCCTGGCGACGACACGGCCCTGAATGGGATCCGGCTGCACTGCGCGCGCGGGCAAGCGGATCTCAACGCACACGTGGTGGAGTCCCAGTCTGGAAGGTAGGGGGCAGGGGCCGAGGATCCCCTAGGGTCGGGGTAGGCCCCTTACCCTCGGTTACacacatcccctcccctcccgaCGGGCAGGTTCC from Bos mutus isolate GX-2022 chromosome 19, NWIPB_WYAK_1.1, whole genome shotgun sequence encodes:
- the GLTPD2 gene encoding glycolipid transfer protein domain-containing protein 2 isoform X2, translated to MPRRWLHSAIPLSVFALLLVYLWARNLRCGSGTQSCIAEGPPPFQVQQQSGPVEGAEWEEPQCLGPQGMLGRIMRQFRASLKPEGDVELSQYLAGWRDLVRFVTPLGSIFAFATSEASAKVTALEALVHGPQAAHYTSLGTMVAWERPEIASSPSRALGSVSMLLLHRALRWSQLCLHRVATGMLGGPDAGVQCSDAYGTALAPHHSWLVRQAAHLAFLAFPGRGRLLKLMCPGARETEARAALARAAGTLEDVYNRTQGLLAERGLLELA
- the GLTPD2 gene encoding glycolipid transfer protein domain-containing protein 2 isoform X1, giving the protein MPRRWLHSAIPLSVFALLLVYLWARNLREYSVLSPALGGTGESRPWGSKASPQALTALSRLPLSGCGSGTQSCIAEGPPPFQVQQQSGPVEGAEWEEPQCLGPQGMLGRIMRQFRASLKPEGDVELSQYLAGWRDLVRFVTPLGSIFAFATSEASAKVTALEALVHGPQAAHYTSLGTMVAWERPEIASSPSRALGSVSMLLLHRALRWSQLCLHRVATGMLGGPDAGVQCSDAYGTALAPHHSWLVRQAAHLAFLAFPGRGRLLKLMCPGARETEARAALARAAGTLEDVYNRTQGLLAERGLLELA
- the VMO1 gene encoding vitelline membrane outer layer protein 1 homolog isoform X1 encodes the protein MELGAGAKLPLPLLLLQATCLGYAGADGYMSVIEVTNGGPWGDWAWPEMCPDGFFASGFSLKVEPRQGIPGDDTALNGIRLHCARGQADLNAHVVESQSGRWGWWSEPLWCPVGGFLVAFSLRVEAPVTFGDNTAANNVRFLCSDGTELQGPGLTWGDFGNWSELCPKGICGLQTKIQQPQGLLDDTAINDALFFCCRN